A DNA window from Staphylococcus warneri contains the following coding sequences:
- a CDS encoding alpha/beta fold hydrolase, which yields MDLFTRNDGTTLHYNKLGEGYPVVLIHTAYDNYTVFNDVAKKLAKSFQVVLIDLRGHGYSDKPRHIAFQEFADDIIALLDFIYIDQAAFIGHEMAAMIIADLSVRYPGYVSSLTFVNPTSVEGELPEERLFRKYAHTIRNWDDEKQSKFLNDKKYYKPRKMNKFLKHVEDTNSISTKEEIQAIEDVFKSTGISDVFSKVAAPTLIIAGEYGERTTTLEAKEVVDLIEHGDFLVYNTSSLYPFVEEEQRFIEDVTQFITDHCPIRKNHN from the coding sequence ATGGATTTATTTACTAGAAATGATGGTACAACACTACATTACAATAAATTAGGTGAAGGATACCCAGTTGTGTTGATTCACACTGCTTACGATAATTATACGGTATTTAATGACGTAGCTAAAAAGTTAGCGAAGTCATTCCAAGTGGTACTGATTGATTTAAGAGGTCATGGGTATTCTGACAAACCGAGACATATCGCATTCCAAGAATTTGCGGATGATATTATCGCATTACTAGACTTTATATATATCGATCAAGCCGCTTTTATTGGACACGAAATGGCTGCCATGATTATTGCAGATTTATCAGTAAGATATCCTGGCTATGTATCTTCATTAACATTTGTTAATCCAACGTCAGTTGAAGGAGAGCTACCAGAAGAGCGTTTGTTTAGAAAATATGCCCATACCATTCGTAACTGGGATGATGAAAAGCAATCGAAATTCTTAAATGATAAAAAATATTACAAACCACGTAAAATGAACAAGTTTTTAAAACATGTCGAAGACACAAATTCAATTTCAACTAAAGAAGAAATTCAAGCAATAGAAGATGTATTTAAATCAACAGGTATTTCCGATGTTTTTTCAAAAGTAGCGGCGCCTACATTAATTATTGCAGGAGAATACGGCGAAAGAACGACAACACTTGAAGCTAAAGAAGTTGTAGATTTAATCGAACATGGTGACTTTTTAGTATATAATACTTCAAGTTTATATCCATTTGTAGAAGAAGAACAACGATTTATTGAGGATGTAACGCAATTTATTACTGACCATTGCCCAATTAGAAAAAATCATAATTAA
- a CDS encoding HAD family hydrolase — protein MDLSHIKAIVFDLEGTLLDRVKSREKFIEEQYERFHDYFVHVQLADFKNKFIELDDDEDNDKPDLYKAIIKQFHIDRLTWKDLFNDFEMHFYRYVFPYYDTLYTLERLSKADYLIGVIANGKSKIKQFRLHSLGIMHVINYLSTSETVGFRKPHPKIFEDMIDQLDVKADEIMYVGDDALNDVAPARAMGMVSVWFKQEDAEIEPLEEEVDFTITTIEELLDILPKNFNLEGERSNGFIY, from the coding sequence ATGGATTTGAGTCATATAAAAGCAATTGTATTCGATTTAGAAGGCACATTGCTAGATAGAGTAAAATCACGTGAGAAATTTATTGAAGAACAATATGAAAGATTTCATGATTATTTTGTACATGTACAATTAGCTGATTTTAAGAATAAGTTCATTGAGTTAGATGATGATGAAGACAATGACAAGCCAGATTTATATAAAGCTATTATTAAACAATTTCATATCGATCGTTTAACCTGGAAAGACCTATTTAATGATTTTGAGATGCATTTTTATCGTTATGTATTTCCATATTATGACACGTTATATACACTAGAACGATTATCTAAAGCAGATTATCTTATTGGGGTCATTGCAAATGGTAAATCTAAAATTAAACAATTTAGACTACACTCATTAGGTATCATGCATGTCATTAATTATTTATCGACATCTGAAACTGTAGGGTTTCGTAAACCACACCCAAAGATATTTGAGGATATGATTGATCAATTAGATGTCAAAGCAGATGAAATTATGTATGTTGGAGACGATGCTTTAAACGATGTTGCACCAGCACGTGCAATGGGAATGGTAAGTGTTTGGTTCAAACAAGAAGATGCAGAAATAGAACCGCTTGAAGAGGAAGTTGATTTTACCATTACCACGATTGAAGAATTACTGGATATTTTGCCGAAGAATTTTAATTTAGAAGGAGAACGATCTAATGGATTTATTTACTAG
- a CDS encoding FecCD family ABC transporter permease, which produces MKKIKVILIWTLILIGTILMSLMWQIGDLSDPFNQTILLKVRLSRVLEALLTGATLTLAGQMFQTVLNNPLADSFTLGLASGATFGSGLALFLGLSFLWIPFFSIGFSLITLIIVLSLTMTLSTGYPVRVLILLGLMIGALFNALLYILILIKPQKLNTVANYLFGGFASAEIENDIIIAIVLALSVMGLGLLLRPIKLLQLGELKGQSLGLNVQRMTFMVLTIASVVTAVVVAYVGIIGFIGMIVPQLIRRYYWRFELGMQMVLNIIIGAIVMALADFIGSILIHPIQVPASIIMALLGIPVLCYILLSQSKVLR; this is translated from the coding sequence ATGAAAAAGATAAAGGTTATTTTAATTTGGACATTGATTTTAATTGGCACCATATTAATGAGTTTAATGTGGCAAATTGGTGATCTGTCTGATCCATTTAACCAAACGATTTTATTGAAAGTAAGACTATCTAGGGTGTTAGAAGCATTGCTTACCGGAGCGACATTAACATTGGCTGGGCAAATGTTTCAGACGGTACTCAATAATCCACTTGCAGATAGTTTTACATTGGGTTTAGCCAGTGGTGCTACGTTTGGCTCAGGATTAGCCTTATTTTTAGGGTTGAGTTTTTTATGGATCCCATTCTTTTCTATAGGGTTTAGCCTCATAACGCTAATTATTGTATTAAGTCTAACAATGACGTTATCTACAGGTTATCCTGTCCGTGTATTGATTCTACTTGGGTTAATGATAGGGGCATTATTTAATGCTTTATTATATATATTGATATTGATAAAACCGCAGAAGTTAAATACAGTGGCGAATTATTTATTTGGCGGCTTTGCTTCTGCAGAAATTGAAAATGATATCATCATAGCCATTGTATTGGCATTGTCAGTTATGGGGCTAGGATTATTATTACGTCCAATTAAATTATTGCAACTAGGAGAGTTGAAAGGTCAATCGTTAGGTTTAAATGTACAACGTATGACCTTTATGGTACTTACCATAGCCTCTGTTGTCACAGCTGTTGTAGTCGCTTATGTAGGCATTATTGGCTTCATTGGCATGATTGTGCCTCAATTGATTCGACGTTATTATTGGCGTTTTGAGCTCGGAATGCAAATGGTTTTAAATATCATCATTGGTGCAATAGTGATGGCGTTAGCTGATTTTATAGGTAGTATTTTGATACATCCAATACAAGTGCCGGCTAGTATTATTATGGCGTTATTAGGTATTCCGGTATTATGTTATATTTTATTATCGCAATCTAAAGTATTACGCTAA
- a CDS encoding ABC transporter substrate-binding protein: protein MKRNFWLIIISLVIILAGCSQNDQHQSDKGSKNQSNTGKTPYHRIVSLMPSNTEILYELGLGNRIVGVSTVDDYPKSVKKGKKQFDAMNLNKEALLKAKPDLILAHESQKSSSGKVLDALKKEGVKVVYVKDAQSLKETYETFKSIGKLTHREKQANQLVKETKDNVDKVVQSIPKHHKQPKVFMEVSSQPEIYTAGKHTFFDDMLKQLDAKNSFEDIDGWKSVSKESIVKHNPDILISTEGKSQAEYEKIIAKRGGFDKTNAVKHHRITTVNGDEISRPGPRIDDGLKELRDAIYKK from the coding sequence ATGAAACGTAATTTCTGGTTAATTATTATATCATTAGTAATCATTCTTGCAGGATGCAGCCAAAATGATCAGCATCAATCAGACAAAGGTTCTAAAAATCAATCTAATACAGGTAAAACGCCGTATCACCGTATTGTTTCATTGATGCCAAGTAATACTGAAATTTTATATGAACTTGGACTTGGAAATCGTATTGTGGGTGTGTCTACCGTCGATGACTATCCTAAAAGTGTTAAAAAAGGGAAAAAGCAATTTGATGCGATGAATTTGAATAAAGAAGCCTTGTTAAAGGCAAAACCTGATTTAATATTAGCACACGAATCTCAAAAATCATCTTCGGGCAAGGTTTTAGATGCTTTGAAAAAAGAGGGTGTTAAAGTCGTTTACGTTAAAGATGCACAATCACTGAAAGAAACATATGAAACGTTTAAATCAATTGGGAAGTTAACCCATCGTGAAAAGCAAGCCAATCAATTAGTAAAAGAAACTAAAGATAATGTCGACAAAGTGGTTCAATCAATTCCGAAACATCATAAGCAACCAAAAGTATTTATGGAAGTATCATCTCAACCAGAAATATACACTGCCGGTAAACATACATTCTTTGATGATATGTTAAAACAATTAGATGCTAAAAATAGCTTTGAAGATATTGATGGTTGGAAATCAGTCAGTAAAGAAAGCATCGTCAAACACAATCCAGATATTTTGATATCTACGGAAGGAAAGTCACAGGCTGAATATGAAAAAATCATTGCAAAACGTGGTGGTTTTGATAAAACGAATGCTGTGAAACATCATCGTATTACAACAGTTAATGGTGATGAAATATCACGTCCTGGACCAAGAATAGACGATGGTTTAAAAGAACTAAGAGATGCTATTTATAAAAAATAA
- a CDS encoding MATE family efflux transporter, which translates to MPSKQRDFTHGNIFKGLVLFSGPIMLTNLLQTSFQIIDSLWVGNLLGAHALGAVAISTTILITILSFILGLNNAVLTILSQYYGKKDYRGLKQYLNAFVVVMTSMALIFGVIGFIFSKHLLLLIGTPATLLGQATTYLQISFLGILFLFGYNFVNTVSRALGDSKTPMRIVFLAVVLNAILAPLFIGVFQLGMVGAALSTVVSQGLAFLYSLYHSLKHQLIPFTVPKLPQKDEVILILKLGIPAGLQMAVIQGGNAAILSVVTQFGGDTVAGFSASQRLDSLIMLPAMALGTAVNSMAGQNIGFGNWKRVRQIAKVSALYNFAIMISIALVVMVVAEFAIKFFIQDQQAVDFGSHYLRIVALCYPFLGLNFVLNGIVRASGAMYQVLVLNIISFWILRFPLTEVFSKMFGQTGIGMGMGIGFIISSLFAFAYYQFGKWDQKIILEDHD; encoded by the coding sequence ATGCCGAGTAAACAACGTGATTTTACACATGGCAATATATTCAAAGGTTTGGTTTTGTTCTCAGGTCCCATCATGTTAACCAATCTACTTCAAACCTCGTTTCAAATTATAGATAGTTTATGGGTTGGGAATTTATTAGGGGCTCACGCGCTAGGCGCTGTGGCGATTTCTACTACTATTTTAATAACGATACTTTCATTTATTTTAGGTTTAAATAATGCAGTTTTAACGATATTATCTCAATATTACGGTAAAAAGGATTATAGGGGGCTTAAGCAATATTTAAATGCATTTGTTGTTGTAATGACGTCGATGGCATTGATATTTGGTGTGATTGGATTCATATTTTCAAAACACTTACTATTATTAATCGGTACGCCAGCTACTTTATTAGGACAAGCAACGACATATTTACAAATTAGTTTTTTAGGTATTTTATTCTTATTTGGTTATAACTTTGTAAATACGGTATCTCGCGCACTTGGAGATAGTAAGACACCCATGCGTATTGTATTTTTAGCAGTAGTACTTAATGCTATTTTAGCGCCATTATTTATTGGTGTTTTTCAATTAGGTATGGTTGGTGCCGCATTATCGACAGTCGTATCACAAGGCCTAGCTTTTCTGTATAGTTTATATCATTCACTTAAGCATCAACTTATTCCTTTTACAGTCCCTAAACTGCCTCAAAAAGATGAAGTCATCTTAATTTTGAAATTAGGTATACCCGCAGGCTTACAGATGGCAGTCATTCAAGGTGGCAATGCTGCTATACTTAGTGTGGTTACCCAATTTGGTGGTGATACAGTAGCAGGATTTAGTGCTTCTCAAAGGTTAGACAGTTTAATTATGTTACCGGCAATGGCACTTGGAACTGCAGTGAATAGTATGGCAGGTCAGAATATAGGTTTCGGTAATTGGAAGAGAGTTCGTCAAATAGCTAAAGTATCAGCATTATATAATTTTGCTATTATGATTAGCATTGCTTTAGTTGTAATGGTAGTAGCTGAATTTGCTATTAAATTCTTTATTCAGGATCAACAAGCTGTTGATTTCGGTAGTCACTATTTACGTATTGTAGCGCTTTGTTATCCATTTTTAGGATTGAATTTTGTATTAAATGGTATCGTAAGGGCATCTGGAGCAATGTACCAAGTGTTAGTGTTAAATATTATTTCATTTTGGATACTACGTTTTCCATTAACAGAGGTATTCTCAAAAATGTTTGGTCAAACAGGTATTGGTATGGGCATGGGTATAGGTTTTATCATAAGTAGTTTATTTGCATTTGCCTATTATCAATTTGGGAAATGGGACCAAAAAATTATACTTGAAGATCATGATTAG
- a CDS encoding DUF805 domain-containing protein, whose product MLRSYKAFWQNALILEGRTRRKDFWWPVLINMICLLMIAIIASLILVPLQHGKIIYDIVFYIVYLIFTVPMFTISVRRFHDIGKGKTIPVIYLVLTLLNPINQMANDYGWFSQLEHLNIVVIIVLAIMAIIFAIGSIVISIMALVYCIQDSEKGTNQYGPNPKEHMYEA is encoded by the coding sequence ATGTTAAGGTCTTATAAAGCGTTTTGGCAAAATGCATTGATATTAGAAGGTAGGACACGAAGAAAAGATTTTTGGTGGCCGGTTTTAATTAACATGATTTGTTTATTAATGATTGCGATTATTGCATCGTTAATATTAGTACCACTTCAACATGGGAAAATCATTTATGACATAGTCTTTTATATCGTGTATCTCATTTTTACAGTACCGATGTTTACAATTTCGGTAAGACGATTTCATGATATTGGAAAAGGTAAAACGATACCCGTCATCTATTTAGTATTAACCCTTTTAAATCCGATAAATCAAATGGCAAATGACTATGGATGGTTTTCTCAACTAGAGCATTTAAATATTGTTGTCATCATTGTATTAGCAATTATGGCAATTATATTTGCCATTGGAAGTATTGTTATTTCAATTATGGCATTAGTGTATTGTATTCAAGACAGTGAAAAAGGTACGAACCAATATGGACCAAATCCTAAAGAACACATGTATGAAGCATAA
- a CDS encoding endonuclease III domain-containing protein, whose amino-acid sequence MLQTEELYNILYQNMGPQHWWPADSNIEMMLGAILVQNTNWRNADLALQSLKEATDFNPKYILNMPLENLQMVIKSSGFYKNKAKAILALFSWLDQHHFDYDRIVTQYRDDLRKELLSIRGIGSETADVLIVYIFGGVEFIPDSYTRRLYAKLGYANTDSYDKFKKEIQLPSTFTNQDANEFHALLDNFGKNYFNIKNGTHYTFLDTYFESSVND is encoded by the coding sequence TTGTTACAAACAGAAGAATTATATAACATTTTATATCAAAACATGGGACCCCAACATTGGTGGCCTGCAGACAGTAATATTGAAATGATGTTAGGAGCAATCCTTGTTCAAAATACCAATTGGAGAAATGCTGATTTAGCTTTACAATCATTAAAAGAAGCAACGGATTTTAACCCAAAATATATATTAAATATGCCATTAGAAAACTTACAAATGGTGATTAAATCAAGTGGTTTCTATAAAAATAAGGCTAAAGCGATTCTTGCATTATTCTCATGGTTAGATCAACATCATTTTGATTATGACCGTATTGTTACACAATATAGGGATGATCTTAGAAAAGAATTATTAAGTATACGAGGCATTGGTAGTGAAACAGCGGATGTATTGATCGTGTATATTTTTGGTGGGGTAGAGTTTATCCCAGATAGTTACACGAGACGATTATATGCCAAACTCGGTTATGCGAATACGGATAGTTACGATAAATTTAAAAAAGAAATACAATTACCTTCAACATTTACCAATCAAGATGCGAATGAATTCCACGCATTGTTAGATAACTTCGGTAAAAATTACTTTAATATTAAGAATGGTACACATTATACATTTTTAGATACTTATTTTGAATCATCTGTAAATGATTAG
- the argS gene encoding arginine--tRNA ligase translates to MNIIEQVKQTLVEEIEASIKKAKLANDIPEIKIEIPKDVKNGDYSTNIAMVLTKIAKRNPREIAQAIVDHLDASKAHVKKVDIAGPGFINFYLDNQYLTDIIPEAIQKGDQFGKAEESKNKNILLEYVSANPTGDLHIGHARNAAVGDTLANILIAAGYHVTREYYINDAGNQISNLARSIETRFFEALGDDSHEMPEDGYNGKDIVEIGKDLADKHPEIKDYSDDERLKTFRQLGVDYEMSKLKKDLSDFNTHFDNWFSETSLYEKGEIKEVLAKMNELGYTYEADGATWLRTSDFKDDKDRVLIKKDGNYTYFLPDIAYHFDKVQRGNDILIDLMGADHHGYINRLKASLETFGVDSDRLEIQIMQMVRLMQNGEEVKMSKRTGNAITLREIMDEVGVDAARYFLTMRSPDTHFDFDMELAKEQSQDNPVYYAQYGHARICSILKQAKEQGIDISTDVDFSKITNEKAIELLKKVAEFEPTIESAADSRAPHRMTNYIQDLASHFHKFYNAEKVLTDDIEKTKAHIALVEAVRITLNNALALVGVSAPESM, encoded by the coding sequence ATGAACATAATAGAACAAGTCAAACAGACGCTAGTTGAAGAAATTGAAGCAAGTATTAAAAAAGCTAAATTAGCAAATGACATTCCAGAAATTAAAATAGAGATTCCTAAAGATGTAAAAAATGGCGACTATTCAACGAATATTGCAATGGTACTTACTAAAATAGCTAAACGTAATCCACGTGAGATTGCACAAGCTATCGTGGATCATTTAGATGCTAGTAAAGCGCATGTTAAAAAGGTTGATATCGCTGGGCCAGGATTTATCAATTTTTATTTAGATAACCAATATTTAACAGATATTATTCCAGAGGCTATTCAAAAAGGCGATCAGTTCGGTAAAGCAGAAGAATCTAAAAATAAAAATATTTTACTTGAATATGTATCAGCTAATCCAACAGGAGACTTGCACATTGGTCATGCACGTAATGCGGCAGTTGGTGATACATTAGCTAACATTTTAATAGCAGCAGGTTATCATGTGACACGTGAATATTATATTAATGATGCTGGTAACCAAATTTCAAATCTTGCACGTTCAATTGAAACACGTTTCTTTGAAGCATTAGGTGATGACAGTCATGAAATGCCAGAAGATGGCTATAATGGTAAAGATATCGTTGAAATCGGTAAAGATTTAGCGGACAAACATCCGGAAATTAAAGACTATAGTGATGATGAACGTCTGAAGACATTTAGACAGCTTGGTGTAGATTATGAAATGTCTAAATTGAAGAAAGATTTATCAGACTTCAATACGCATTTTGATAATTGGTTTAGTGAAACGTCTCTATATGAAAAAGGCGAAATTAAAGAAGTGTTAGCTAAAATGAATGAATTAGGTTACACATATGAAGCGGATGGTGCAACTTGGTTGCGTACATCAGATTTTAAAGATGACAAAGACAGAGTACTAATCAAAAAAGATGGCAATTACACTTATTTCTTACCAGACATCGCTTATCATTTTGATAAAGTACAACGTGGTAATGATATTTTAATCGATTTAATGGGTGCTGACCATCACGGTTATATCAACCGTTTGAAAGCGTCACTTGAAACATTTGGTGTAGATAGTGATCGTTTAGAAATTCAAATTATGCAAATGGTACGTCTAATGCAAAATGGCGAAGAAGTAAAAATGAGTAAACGTACAGGTAATGCCATTACATTACGTGAAATTATGGATGAAGTCGGTGTCGATGCGGCACGTTATTTCTTAACAATGCGTAGTCCTGATACACACTTTGATTTTGATATGGAATTAGCGAAAGAACAATCGCAAGATAACCCAGTTTATTATGCACAATATGGTCATGCACGTATTTGTTCTATCTTAAAACAAGCTAAAGAACAAGGTATAGACATTAGTACGGACGTTGATTTTTCAAAAATCACTAATGAAAAAGCAATTGAATTATTGAAAAAAGTGGCAGAGTTTGAACCAACAATTGAAAGTGCAGCAGACTCAAGAGCACCACATCGTATGACAAATTATATTCAAGATTTAGCGTCACACTTCCATAAATTCTATAATGCTGAAAAAGTATTAACAGATGATATTGAAAAAACAAAAGCTCACATTGCGCTTGTAGAAGCAGTAAGAATTACTTTAAACAATGCATTAGCATTAGTTGGCGTATCTGCTCCAGAGTCAATGTAA
- a CDS encoding DUF1934 domain-containing protein codes for MENNVKIQTKQIIKQNGEKEKFDFTTEGSWHKRQSHIIRYTEHIDDANVNVTIKIEEDGVKLIRKGDINMNFHFVEGAETTTFYDIPAGRIPLNVKTLSILHFVTPDGGKLKVHYELFQNEEKMGSYQYEINYKELG; via the coding sequence TTGGAAAATAATGTTAAAATCCAAACGAAACAGATAATTAAACAAAATGGCGAAAAAGAGAAGTTTGATTTTACTACTGAAGGATCATGGCACAAACGTCAATCTCACATCATTAGATATACTGAACATATAGATGATGCCAACGTGAACGTAACCATTAAAATAGAAGAAGATGGCGTGAAATTGATTCGAAAAGGCGATATTAATATGAACTTTCATTTTGTAGAAGGTGCTGAAACAACTACATTTTATGATATACCTGCAGGCCGTATTCCGTTAAATGTTAAAACGTTAAGTATTCTACATTTTGTTACCCCAGATGGTGGTAAACTGAAAGTACATTACGAATTATTTCAAAATGAAGAGAAAATGGGTTCATACCAATACGAAATAAATTACAAGGAGTTAGGCTAA
- a CDS encoding YwhD family protein, whose protein sequence is MVTEKKGFNFNIIKNDPLDGHKGTNIGSISLDNIAPVFIDVENQEAFVDIGGMHARAKVEKGVKWITDKSEVEGEEAKEYWLCWVTTERGENGPYYAGVTACYLLVNKSIRRGYKSMPEHVNMMDKSMKHQIIIDHIGEDNKKVLKTFLQNHNEEMWNNSTEALFKALG, encoded by the coding sequence ATGGTGACTGAGAAAAAAGGATTTAATTTTAACATCATAAAAAATGACCCATTAGATGGCCATAAAGGTACAAATATCGGTTCAATCAGTCTAGATAATATTGCGCCTGTCTTTATAGATGTTGAAAATCAAGAAGCCTTTGTTGATATTGGTGGTATGCATGCCCGTGCTAAAGTTGAAAAAGGTGTAAAATGGATAACAGATAAATCAGAAGTAGAAGGCGAAGAAGCTAAAGAATACTGGCTATGTTGGGTTACAACTGAAAGAGGCGAAAATGGCCCTTACTATGCAGGTGTAACAGCATGTTACTTATTAGTAAACAAAAGTATAAGACGTGGTTATAAGAGCATGCCAGAACACGTTAATATGATGGATAAATCAATGAAACATCAAATTATTATAGACCATATTGGTGAAGACAATAAAAAAGTATTAAAAACATTTTTACAAAATCATAATGAAGAAATGTGGAATAACTCTACCGAAGCATTGTTTAAGGCATTGGGATAA